Proteins encoded in a region of the Candidatus Methanoperedens sp. genome:
- a CDS encoding PHP domain-containing protein — MENCRKADTHVHTKYSGFSKYSLAQFPDSISEPDMVVKAAIKRDLDVLCITDHNSIAGALKAQKYAEGLQGIVIVIGEEISTAEGEMIGLFLQERIEPGLGAEETAERIHNQGGIAVAPHPFSPHCSCLGRKVKYLDLDGIEVFNAIHRDPYSNRLALRKSITNGKASMGGSDAHSIEMVGNAYTTFSGCTGDDLRKAILRKNTSYGGETTSLAACVRWSEGAAMEIGRATYRSLRGQTLQEDVLHARIDRIKKRNKILGLLSSALYLVPPIPVISAEIGERIVRKKAKRIWDENKFWREPSFAEDRVAASLKK; from the coding sequence TTGGAAAATTGCAGAAAAGCTGACACGCATGTCCATACCAAATATTCAGGATTCAGCAAATATTCACTTGCCCAGTTTCCGGATTCAATATCCGAGCCGGATATGGTTGTCAAGGCTGCAATAAAGAGAGATCTTGATGTTCTATGCATTACAGACCATAATTCTATAGCCGGTGCTCTTAAAGCACAAAAATATGCCGAAGGTTTGCAAGGAATTGTGATTGTTATTGGTGAAGAGATTTCTACTGCCGAAGGCGAGATGATCGGTCTTTTTCTCCAGGAAAGAATAGAACCAGGGCTCGGTGCAGAAGAAACCGCAGAACGTATTCATAATCAGGGCGGGATTGCCGTAGCACCCCATCCATTCAGCCCGCACTGCTCGTGCCTTGGGCGCAAAGTAAAGTATCTGGATTTAGATGGGATTGAAGTCTTCAACGCCATACACCGCGACCCCTATTCAAACAGGCTCGCTTTAAGAAAGAGTATTACGAATGGGAAAGCCAGCATGGGTGGAAGCGATGCGCATTCCATAGAAATGGTTGGCAACGCGTATACAACTTTTTCAGGCTGTACAGGGGATGACCTGAGAAAGGCAATACTTCGGAAAAATACTTCTTATGGGGGAGAGACTACATCACTTGCAGCCTGCGTCCGCTGGAGTGAAGGTGCGGCGATGGAAATAGGTAGAGCCACGTACAGGTCGCTTCGCGGGCAAACCCTGCAAGAAGATGTACTGCATGCAAGGATAGACAGGATTAAAAAACGCAATAAGATATTGGGATTGTTAAGCTCAGCGTTGTATTTAGTACCGCCGATTCCCGTAATATCCGCAGAGATTGGTGAGAGAATTGTAAGGAAAAAAGCCAAAAGGATATGGGATGAAAACAAGTTTTGGAGAGAACCATCGTTTGCTGAAGACAGGGTGGCAGCGTCTCTAAAAAAGTAA
- a CDS encoding ATP-dependent DNA helicase, translating into MLNSLLSTLKPRQLEAIKHTHGPQLILAGAGTGKTTTITAKIAYMVEKEAIDPSQILALTFSKEAARNMREKVEKLLQGKEVIVKTFHSFCAELIKDHADRCKVPGDFKIFEEIDSAIFIFRELGTDARTASLYANTIGKSKDLNISINKFKEFLEKLKKQVQDIEKDESTWKELYREYKFKLNTFHLQEFKDNEDKKAKQAEKKRYSEFIDLYEEYLKYSNFISAWEKYEEKKSAIGALDYGDLNKIALWYLDVYGTQELSDIFRYIIIDEFQDTNYVQFELIKKLTAANKNITVVADPNQTIYAFRGAYTNNIEEFKKQFTLSDKGIVSLDVSFRSTNKILRVAHTLIEKNYSEEKKHECQLLKNHKDIEGENVRIIETEDDNEEARAIVENIEVFLAQGIPPKEIAILSRTHAQGRKVRQALENRGLPFRVKDDTDFLKQPEIKTALAYLYVINNISHPAARGTEAWWRIFHYNNALSQEDSIRIGEYLKKKWVSFQEAIYHNIDALGLSKSGLETISNVKKRIDSLCGKKNLDVSDLILEVYDLSGLSRQFAHTDTKRSREALLNLRQLHELASNFEEFHGKDLSLFIDYLEILDEMDGNPPPARIADEDAINLMTIHAAKGLEFSVVFLTNLAKDKFPLYRGGAEPLIPPELMEQYSDIFEDKSVKDIEKAIRERKKEIKKEEERRLAYVALTRAKEHLFLTLATRYAEDEREPSEFLMDIGYNNWRAGGNISIGDLSYFRDTDTKVREMVKDSALEREKAMRKRLLIESLDSGDFNEIMKNALLYQALRVGETPDFKELIDSNWSKIDPTDDADRILGKIKEKKNGLKFNPASMTFSYSSISTYERCPRQYELLELLRMPARDSEDSTGAMRRGNFVHKVLEIAVSEKITTKERLYKIRDTVAKEPDFRGVDIETATGALDVFWERNKNRIANNLMVEQRFAVQLGGFTFKGFIDRVDLIPGTKDAIEIIDYKTGKSEPVPVERSRQLLLYALGIEHVYPKYKVKRLTLEQLGLPIPRTFELKDGKFESAGSSRMEGLDGNAIDDMIEIAKKIAHDYEHGFERTKDEKACEECGFRLYCGD; encoded by the coding sequence TTGTTAAACTCCCTCCTCTCAACCTTAAAACCCCGCCAGCTCGAAGCCATAAAACACACCCACGGCCCCCAACTGATCCTCGCAGGCGCAGGCACAGGCAAGACCACGACCATCACAGCCAAGATCGCTTACATGGTCGAAAAGGAAGCCATCGACCCCTCCCAGATCCTCGCTCTTACATTCTCCAAAGAAGCCGCAAGGAACATGCGCGAAAAGGTCGAGAAACTCCTTCAGGGAAAGGAAGTGATCGTTAAGACTTTCCACTCATTCTGCGCCGAACTCATCAAGGATCACGCTGACAGATGCAAAGTTCCCGGCGACTTCAAGATATTCGAGGAAATCGATTCAGCTATTTTCATATTCAGGGAACTCGGGACAGATGCAAGGACCGCCAGCCTGTATGCGAACACTATCGGAAAATCCAAAGACCTGAATATCTCCATAAACAAATTCAAAGAATTTCTTGAAAAGCTTAAGAAACAGGTTCAGGATATCGAAAAAGATGAGAGCACATGGAAGGAACTGTATCGCGAATACAAATTCAAGCTCAATACCTTCCATCTTCAGGAATTCAAAGACAACGAAGATAAGAAGGCAAAACAGGCAGAGAAAAAACGATACTCCGAATTCATAGACCTCTATGAAGAATACCTGAAATATTCAAACTTCATATCAGCCTGGGAGAAATACGAAGAAAAGAAATCAGCTATTGGCGCACTGGATTACGGTGACCTTAATAAGATCGCTCTCTGGTATCTCGACGTGTATGGCACGCAGGAATTAAGCGATATATTCCGCTACATCATCATTGATGAATTCCAGGATACCAACTATGTCCAGTTCGAACTGATCAAGAAGCTCACGGCAGCGAATAAGAACATAACAGTGGTGGCGGATCCAAACCAGACCATCTATGCATTCCGTGGGGCGTATACCAATAATATCGAGGAGTTCAAAAAGCAATTTACCCTTTCAGACAAAGGCATCGTGTCACTGGATGTCAGTTTCAGGTCGACTAATAAGATTCTCAGAGTCGCCCACACTCTGATCGAAAAGAACTATTCTGAGGAGAAAAAGCATGAATGCCAGCTTCTCAAGAATCACAAAGATATTGAAGGTGAGAACGTCCGTATCATTGAAACAGAGGATGATAACGAAGAAGCAAGAGCCATAGTGGAGAATATCGAGGTTTTTCTGGCACAGGGTATTCCTCCAAAAGAGATCGCCATATTATCCAGGACTCACGCCCAGGGACGAAAGGTGAGGCAGGCTCTTGAGAACAGGGGTTTGCCTTTCCGGGTCAAAGATGATACCGATTTCCTGAAGCAGCCTGAGATAAAGACTGCTCTTGCTTACCTTTATGTGATCAACAATATCTCCCATCCCGCAGCCCGCGGGACAGAGGCATGGTGGAGGATATTCCATTACAATAATGCATTGAGCCAGGAAGATTCCATCAGGATAGGAGAATACCTCAAGAAAAAATGGGTCTCGTTCCAGGAAGCCATCTATCACAATATCGATGCGCTCGGACTTTCAAAGAGCGGTCTTGAGACCATAAGCAACGTTAAAAAGAGGATAGATTCGCTTTGCGGCAAGAAGAACCTTGATGTATCAGACCTGATCCTTGAGGTCTATGACCTGTCGGGTCTCTCAAGGCAATTCGCCCACACTGACACAAAGCGCAGCAGGGAAGCGCTTTTGAATCTCAGGCAGCTTCATGAATTGGCCAGTAATTTTGAGGAGTTCCATGGAAAGGACCTGAGCCTGTTCATAGATTATCTTGAGATCCTTGATGAGATGGACGGCAACCCGCCTCCTGCAAGGATAGCGGATGAGGATGCCATAAACCTCATGACCATACATGCGGCGAAAGGGCTGGAATTCAGCGTTGTATTTCTCACGAACCTCGCAAAAGATAAATTCCCACTGTACCGGGGAGGCGCAGAGCCACTCATTCCTCCTGAACTGATGGAGCAGTACAGTGACATCTTTGAGGATAAATCTGTCAAAGATATTGAAAAGGCAATCAGGGAGCGCAAAAAAGAGATCAAAAAAGAAGAGGAAAGACGTCTCGCCTATGTTGCGCTAACAAGAGCAAAAGAACATCTTTTCCTGACCCTGGCGACCAGATATGCAGAGGATGAAAGAGAGCCCTCCGAGTTCCTTATGGATATTGGATACAATAACTGGAGAGCCGGGGGGAATATCAGTATCGGTGATCTCAGTTATTTCAGGGATACCGATACCAAAGTCAGGGAAATGGTAAAGGATAGCGCGCTTGAACGGGAAAAGGCAATGCGTAAGAGGCTTCTTATAGAGTCGCTTGATTCAGGAGATTTTAATGAAATCATGAAAAATGCGCTGCTGTATCAGGCTCTGAGGGTGGGGGAGACGCCGGATTTTAAGGAGCTTATTGATTCCAACTGGTCAAAAATAGACCCTACCGATGATGCTGACAGGATTTTAGGGAAGATAAAGGAAAAGAAGAACGGATTGAAATTCAATCCCGCAAGTATGACTTTCAGCTATTCCTCAATAAGTACCTATGAGCGATGTCCGCGCCAGTATGAACTCTTGGAGCTTCTCAGGATGCCTGCACGCGATTCCGAAGATTCTACCGGAGCCATGAGAAGGGGGAATTTTGTTCATAAGGTGCTTGAGATAGCAGTGAGTGAAAAGATTACCACAAAAGAAAGGTTGTATAAGATAAGGGATACAGTCGCAAAAGAACCTGATTTCAGGGGCGTTGACATTGAAACTGCAACTGGAGCGCTCGATGTATTCTGGGAGCGGAACAAAAATAGAATTGCAAATAACCTGATGGTTGAGCAGAGATTCGCTGTACAGCTTGGAGGTTTTACTTTCAAGGGGTTTATTGACAGGGTGGATCTGATCCCCGGGACAAAGGATGCGATCGAGATCATCGATTACAAGACAGGGAAATCTGAACCTGTACCTGTTGAGCGCTCACGACAGCTTTTACTGTATGCCCTGGGTATTGAACATGTTTATCCAAAATACAAGGTGAAAAGACTCACACTGGAACAGCTCGGTCTTCCCATTCCCAGGACTTTTGAACTGAAGGATGGGAAGTTTGAGAGCGCGGGCAGTTCACGGATGGAAGGGCTTGATGGGAATGCTATTGATGATATGATTGAGATAGCGAAGAAGATAGCACATGATTATGAACATGGGTTTGAGAGGACGAAGGATGAGAAGGCTTGTGAGGAGTGCGGATTTAGGTTGTATTGTGGGGATTGA
- a CDS encoding dual specificity protein phosphatase family protein, with the protein MIDDVERVKIFDACIDLAGGIDPDASDFKIYLKWTIEDAGLPDLDILKIIASFGYDLVYKKKMKVLVHCEKGINRASLLNGVILWMKGMRSQEIVDYIRGKRPGALFNQNFVNYLINLK; encoded by the coding sequence ATGATAGACGATGTGGAAAGGGTTAAGATATTTGACGCTTGCATCGATTTGGCAGGCGGCATAGACCCGGATGCAAGCGATTTTAAGATTTATCTAAAATGGACAATAGAAGATGCAGGATTGCCTGATTTGGATATTTTGAAGATAATTGCGTCTTTTGGATACGATTTGGTTTATAAAAAGAAGATGAAAGTTTTGGTTCATTGCGAAAAAGGGATCAATCGGGCAAGTTTGCTCAACGGCGTAATTTTGTGGATGAAAGGAATGAGGAGTCAAGAGATCGTTGATTATATCAGAGGCAAAAGACCGGGTGCTCTATTTAATCAAAATTTTGTAAATTATCTGATAAATTTGAAATGA
- a CDS encoding ATP-binding cassette domain-containing protein, with protein sequence MTIAIEVKGLVKIYDGKVRALDGVDLKVKAGDVFALLGPNGSGKTTLMRILTTQFKPTSGEASIFGLDVVRRDAEVRKVISYVPQETSVWTDISGFENLLIYAKIYGLPSSYRKKVIQDALESMGMDAVANNLVKTYSGGMIRRLEMACAMLIRPKILFLDEPTLGLDPSARKAVWEKLTSFKKEYDTTVFFNTHYMDEADLYSDEIAIIDRGKIVKFGTADELKHSIRREVIQFSLMNHIVDENVLKRIRGLDFVSDVIISNSELSVVVEDAETALPVVMEVLRNEGISVKKISTDRPNLDDVFLKYTGTVSSISGVSEIRQVRSIGRKR encoded by the coding sequence ATGACTATTGCAATTGAAGTTAAAGGGCTTGTTAAGATTTATGATGGCAAGGTTCGAGCTTTAGATGGTGTTGATCTAAAAGTTAAAGCCGGAGATGTTTTTGCCCTGTTAGGCCCTAATGGATCGGGCAAAACTACATTGATGCGGATTTTAACAACTCAATTTAAACCCACATCCGGTGAAGCATCTATTTTCGGATTAGATGTTGTCAGGAGGGATGCTGAAGTCAGGAAAGTTATCAGCTACGTTCCTCAGGAGACGAGTGTCTGGACCGATATCAGCGGCTTTGAGAATCTTCTCATATATGCCAAAATTTACGGGCTTCCTTCTAGCTATAGGAAGAAGGTTATCCAGGATGCGCTAGAAAGCATGGGCATGGATGCGGTTGCGAATAACCTTGTTAAAACATACTCTGGCGGCATGATCAGGAGGCTTGAGATGGCATGTGCTATGCTCATTAGACCTAAGATTTTGTTTCTGGATGAACCTACATTAGGCCTGGATCCTTCTGCCAGAAAAGCTGTCTGGGAGAAGCTGACATCTTTTAAGAAGGAATATGATACAACTGTATTTTTTAACACACATTACATGGATGAGGCTGACCTTTACTCTGATGAGATAGCTATAATTGATAGGGGTAAGATTGTCAAGTTCGGTACGGCTGATGAACTTAAACATTCCATCAGGAGAGAGGTCATTCAATTCAGTTTAATGAATCATATTGTTGATGAAAATGTTTTAAAGAGGATTAGAGGTTTAGATTTTGTCAGCGACGTTATTATTTCCAATTCGGAACTCAGTGTCGTTGTTGAGGATGCAGAAACTGCGCTACCTGTTGTTATGGAGGTTCTAAGAAATGAGGGCATATCTGTAAAGAAAATATCTACGGACAGGCCAAATTTAGATGATGTATTCCTAAAGTATACTGGAACTGTGTCCTCGATAAGTGGCGTTAGTGAAATCAGGCAAGTTAGGAGTATTGGCAGGAAGAGATAG
- a CDS encoding ABC transporter ATP-binding protein, which produces MENLMELQGVWKIYRMGEFDVPALQGINLAIKAGEFVAITGPSGCGKSTMLNMIGCLDMPTHGKVLLEGRDISEYKSNELARVRGKKIGFIFQTFNLYPTLTALENIQLPMRIHEIPERDVEETAKKLLVTVGLAERGAHFPAQLSGGQQQRVAVARALSTGPSILLADEPTGNLDTKSGGEVMDVFKRLNSEGLTIVMITHDPRIAGYAGRVVKMLDGKIVGET; this is translated from the coding sequence ATGGAAAATCTAATGGAATTGCAGGGCGTCTGGAAAATCTACCGCATGGGTGAGTTTGACGTACCCGCGCTTCAGGGAATAAACCTGGCAATTAAAGCCGGTGAGTTCGTAGCTATAACAGGACCGAGCGGATGCGGCAAGTCAACCATGCTGAACATGATAGGCTGCCTGGACATGCCAACACACGGAAAGGTGCTGCTTGAAGGCAGGGATATATCGGAATACAAGAGTAATGAACTGGCGCGTGTAAGGGGTAAAAAAATCGGGTTCATATTCCAGACTTTTAACCTGTATCCTACCCTGACAGCTCTTGAGAATATTCAACTGCCGATGAGGATTCATGAAATTCCAGAGAGAGATGTAGAGGAGACAGCAAAAAAACTTCTGGTTACTGTCGGGTTGGCTGAACGCGGAGCCCATTTCCCAGCCCAGTTATCAGGCGGGCAGCAGCAAAGAGTAGCGGTAGCAAGAGCGCTCTCCACAGGTCCTTCTATTCTCCTGGCGGATGAGCCTACAGGGAATCTGGATACAAAATCAGGAGGGGAAGTAATGGATGTTTTCAAACGCTTAAACAGCGAGGGATTAACTATTGTTATGATAACGCACGACCCGAGAATTGCAGGATATGCAGGAAGAGTTGTGAAAATGCTGGATGGAAAAATAGTAGGTGAAACATGA
- a CDS encoding ABC transporter permease, translating into MTMMDSLREMFAMIELELRRLKHDRAEIFTRAIQPILWLAVYGTVMSHVKAIPTDGIPYLDYITPGVLLQSTIFVSVFYGLTIVWERETGILKKLLVAPASRYATVIGRSIASGVRAIFQVLIIIPVAVLIGVNFVPNPLYFFTAILIIFFVSGGFAALSIFVASLMKTRERFMGIGQALIMPLFFVSNALYPIKLMPTVLQYFAIFNPLIYAVDAARGLMISGDLTNLPYDIAAIAIFDTIMFAAASISFRKIIE; encoded by the coding sequence ATGACGATGATGGATTCCCTGAGGGAAATGTTTGCTATGATAGAACTTGAGCTACGGAGGCTCAAGCATGACAGAGCTGAAATATTCACCAGGGCTATTCAACCAATTTTATGGTTAGCTGTTTATGGAACTGTCATGAGCCATGTTAAGGCTATACCTACTGATGGGATACCTTACCTCGATTATATCACTCCTGGCGTTTTGCTACAATCTACTATATTTGTATCGGTCTTTTATGGTTTAACTATCGTGTGGGAAAGAGAAACAGGAATTTTGAAAAAGCTTCTTGTTGCTCCAGCTTCAAGGTATGCTACTGTTATAGGCAGGTCTATAGCTTCAGGGGTCAGGGCGATTTTCCAGGTCTTGATAATTATACCAGTTGCGGTGCTTATTGGAGTTAATTTTGTACCGAACCCTCTATACTTCTTTACAGCGATTTTAATAATATTCTTTGTTTCAGGCGGGTTTGCCGCCCTCTCTATTTTTGTAGCATCTTTAATGAAAACCAGAGAGAGGTTCATGGGCATAGGTCAAGCTCTGATCATGCCGCTCTTCTTTGTCAGTAATGCTTTATATCCAATTAAGTTGATGCCCACTGTCTTACAATACTTCGCGATTTTTAATCCTCTGATTTATGCAGTGGATGCTGCGAGAGGTTTGATGATCAGCGGAGATCTGACTAATCTTCCATATGATATTGCGGCTATTGCAATTTTCGATACAATAATGTTTGCGGCGGCTTCAATAAGCTTCAGGAAAATTATAGAATAA
- a CDS encoding type II toxin-antitoxin system RelE/ParE family toxin — MSYKVEYTSKAREDLKKLPLEIAQSIIRSINSIKDNPYPHVKNIKGTQKNPLYTHRVGEYRVILYLENERLLILVIEAGHRKKIYRKC; from the coding sequence ATGAGTTATAAGGTCGAATACACTTCAAAAGCAAGAGAGGATCTCAAAAAGTTACCTCTGGAAATTGCACAGAGCATAATTCGATCAATAAACAGCATTAAAGATAATCCTTATCCTCATGTCAAAAACATCAAAGGGACACAAAAGAATCCTCTATATACTCACCGTGTTGGTGAATATCGGGTTATCCTTTACTTAGAAAATGAGCGTTTGCTGATCCTGGTGATAGAAGCAGGTCACAGGAAAAAGATTTACCGGAAATGTTGA
- a CDS encoding ABC transporter permease → MKIFDIFRLSLSHVKKSKMRSWLTIIGIVIGVAAVVAIISIGQGMQESVQARLSSLGADLITVTPGFSRAGGGGFEGGRAAGGATINLTDKDVNAIKQVPGVLYVNGMVSGSSDIRLGTEKTSVSVSGVDTTVWRSFATTQLEAGRYLQPGDSNAVVIGNSLAHTTFLQPITLNRPITIGGKTFKVVGIFVPSGGGFGGGGIDNGVYMTADFARQVITQNVSRNQFTSIMVKITDPSLADQITQDIINKLMPERHVNPRTRDFTVTAFATIQQQITSIVQAISLFLAAIAAVSLLVGAVGIANTMFMSVMERTRQIGLLKALGATDNEVMKLFLIESGLFGFVGGVLGIIFGVLISVIISVIGLRALGPGGTMNAVVTPGLLIFALAFSVFVGIISGVVPARTAAKMNPVDALRFEQ, encoded by the coding sequence ATGAAGATTTTTGATATTTTCAGATTGTCCCTGAGCCATGTCAAGAAAAGCAAGATGCGAAGCTGGCTTACTATAATAGGCATCGTAATAGGTGTAGCCGCGGTTGTGGCTATTATCTCCATAGGACAGGGCATGCAGGAGAGTGTGCAGGCTCGCCTGAGCAGCCTCGGAGCCGATTTGATTACGGTCACCCCGGGGTTTTCACGGGCAGGCGGCGGTGGTTTTGAAGGTGGAAGAGCCGCTGGCGGTGCCACTATTAACCTCACAGATAAAGACGTGAACGCCATCAAGCAGGTCCCGGGCGTATTGTATGTAAACGGCATGGTTTCAGGCAGTTCGGATATAAGACTGGGTACAGAGAAGACCTCTGTGTCCGTAAGTGGCGTTGATACCACGGTCTGGCGCTCCTTTGCCACAACGCAGCTTGAAGCAGGCAGGTACCTTCAGCCAGGCGATTCGAACGCTGTAGTTATAGGCAACTCTTTAGCTCATACTACCTTTTTACAGCCGATTACATTGAATAGACCGATTACAATAGGAGGCAAGACTTTCAAGGTAGTGGGAATCTTTGTCCCGTCAGGAGGGGGTTTTGGAGGAGGAGGGATAGATAATGGGGTATACATGACTGCAGATTTCGCACGGCAGGTGATAACTCAAAATGTATCCAGAAACCAATTTACTTCAATCATGGTAAAGATAACCGACCCATCGCTTGCGGACCAGATAACTCAGGATATTATAAACAAACTTATGCCTGAGAGGCACGTCAATCCAAGAACCAGGGATTTTACAGTCACAGCGTTCGCAACAATACAGCAGCAGATAACAAGCATTGTCCAGGCCATATCGCTTTTTCTCGCTGCGATTGCGGCGGTCTCGCTTCTCGTAGGGGCTGTGGGTATCGCGAACACTATGTTCATGTCTGTCATGGAACGCACAAGGCAGATAGGATTGCTCAAGGCTCTTGGCGCTACAGATAATGAAGTGATGAAACTTTTCCTTATAGAATCAGGGTTATTTGGGTTCGTGGGAGGAGTGCTCGGAATCATTTTTGGAGTACTGATATCGGTCATAATATCCGTAATAGGCTTGAGGGCACTAGGACCGGGCGGGACTATGAATGCGGTTGTCACGCCTGGGCTTCTTATCTTTGCGCTTGCTTTCTCTGTGTTCGTGGGTATAATCTCAGGTGTCGTGCCTGCAAGAACGGCGGCAAAGATGAACCCGGTGGATGCTTTGCGGTTTGAGCAATAG
- a CDS encoding MMPL family transporter, with translation MEDPLQKALVRLAEIQRKHAKSLAVLVIIFTIVLGIGLKDLTINSDFRKEMPRELPIFALNDRISDKFGGQDTVVIAVQIDESVDLKSAVRDIRDPRVIQSLIFLDGELRNEPTVTSVASPASFFRGNETVPPEEITQTLRNPQANAFFSRNYKMTLMYVTADIGSGEEQIQNFDELVQKRIDYTPKPPGVNFGITGGPILRMTIFDLLKSDAVFTLIVAAVIILILLFVMQRSYTQGILVFAPLSLGLIWTMGTLGWLGIPLSVATVGLSSMILGLGVEYGVFMLSRYNEERAKRNSQLDSLRTTVRGIGSAIIGSGLTVIVGFGVLALATVPMIQHLGETLALGIAFCLLAALFVNPVFILLEEDYEYWNTHRKLLKLSKKKEEHVLRGR, from the coding sequence ATGGAAGACCCCCTGCAAAAGGCACTGGTAAGACTTGCCGAAATACAGAGAAAACACGCAAAATCACTTGCCGTGCTTGTTATTATTTTCACCATCGTACTGGGAATCGGACTTAAGGATCTGACCATAAACTCGGATTTCAGGAAAGAAATGCCCAGGGAACTTCCGATATTTGCGCTCAATGACCGCATTTCGGATAAATTCGGGGGGCAGGATACAGTTGTAATAGCAGTGCAGATCGATGAGTCGGTTGATTTGAAAAGTGCTGTCCGTGATATCAGGGACCCAAGGGTGATACAATCCCTGATTTTCCTTGACGGTGAACTGAGAAATGAGCCGACAGTAACCAGCGTTGCTTCACCTGCAAGTTTTTTCAGGGGAAACGAGACAGTTCCACCGGAGGAGATAACGCAAACCCTTCGCAACCCGCAGGCGAATGCTTTTTTCAGCCGGAATTATAAGATGACGCTCATGTATGTTACGGCGGATATCGGCTCGGGTGAGGAGCAGATACAGAATTTTGATGAGCTAGTCCAGAAGCGCATTGATTATACTCCAAAACCGCCCGGAGTAAATTTCGGCATAACAGGCGGGCCTATCCTCAGGATGACCATTTTTGATCTACTGAAGAGCGATGCTGTTTTTACCCTGATCGTTGCCGCAGTTATTATACTCATCCTGCTTTTTGTAATGCAGCGCTCATATACGCAGGGTATTCTGGTATTTGCCCCGTTATCCCTGGGATTGATATGGACAATGGGAACACTGGGCTGGCTCGGGATACCGCTTTCTGTGGCGACAGTGGGATTAAGTTCAATGATACTGGGTCTTGGCGTTGAATACGGCGTATTCATGTTGAGCAGGTACAATGAAGAGAGAGCCAAAAGGAATAGCCAGCTTGATTCCCTGAGAACAACCGTACGCGGGATAGGCTCTGCCATCATAGGCTCAGGGCTTACCGTTATTGTTGGCTTCGGGGTGCTCGCACTCGCTACCGTGCCCATGATCCAGCACCTGGGTGAAACCCTCGCGCTGGGTATAGCGTTCTGTCTTCTTGCCGCACTCTTTGTCAACCCGGTTTTCATACTGCTGGAAGAGGACTACGAGTACTGGAACACACACAGGAAACTTCTGAAACTCTCAAAGAAAAAAGAAGAGCATGTCCTGAGGGGCAGGTAA
- a CDS encoding MarR family transcriptional regulator: MALNLNIRTHGILISAIVLIISVLLLIDRLLATGPVQLILQDGTAVPIEGASYFSLNEVLFFIITAWLGGMSFLYIVLFPKEKEIPELKRDLAGLQEIKSTAILAANILEGDEKILFQKIIDNDGILQRELVLKAGFSEPKVSRLLDRLERRGLIVRQRDGMGNRVLIK; encoded by the coding sequence ATGGCACTCAATTTAAATATCCGCACGCATGGTATTTTAATATCGGCTATCGTATTAATTATTTCAGTACTTCTACTGATTGATAGACTGCTGGCGACAGGTCCAGTACAGCTCATTTTACAGGACGGCACAGCAGTACCGATAGAGGGGGCTTCGTATTTTTCATTAAATGAAGTGTTATTTTTCATCATAACTGCATGGCTTGGGGGTATGTCTTTCCTTTACATAGTCCTGTTCCCAAAGGAAAAGGAAATACCTGAATTAAAAAGAGATCTCGCAGGGCTCCAGGAGATAAAAAGCACAGCAATATTGGCTGCTAATATACTTGAGGGCGATGAGAAGATATTATTCCAGAAAATCATAGACAATGACGGGATACTGCAAAGGGAACTTGTTTTAAAGGCAGGTTTTTCCGAGCCTAAAGTGAGCAGGCTTCTTGACAGGCTTGAAAGAAGAGGATTGATAGTACGCCAGAGGGATGGAATGGGAAATAGAGTATTGATAAAATAA